A region of Mesorhizobium sp. AR02 DNA encodes the following proteins:
- a CDS encoding ABC transporter permease subunit: MSNIAVADAAAPSTVAKPFLTRLGAGFVNRLVIIVPYLWLLFFFLIPFVIVFKISLSQTAIAMPPYTPVLDFRDGVSGFFAGFRNLNFDNYVWLTQDALYFKAYVTSVIIAAISTVLTLIVGYPIAYGMSRAPATIRPTLLMLVILPFWTSFLIRVYAWIGILKPEGLLNQLLLSLHIINQPLVILNTYTAIFIGIVYSYLPFMVLPLYSSLEKMDYSLIEAAKDLGCPPTSAFWKITFPLSLPGVIAGCLLVFIPAVGEFVIPDLLGGSSTLMIGKTLWNEFFANRDWPVSSAVAVILLLLLTVPIMLFQQAQARAQEQGK; this comes from the coding sequence ATGTCCAACATCGCCGTCGCCGATGCCGCCGCCCCATCGACCGTCGCCAAGCCGTTCCTGACGCGCCTGGGTGCCGGCTTCGTCAACCGGCTCGTCATCATCGTCCCCTACCTCTGGCTGCTGTTCTTCTTCCTCATTCCCTTCGTCATCGTCTTCAAGATTTCGTTGTCCCAGACGGCGATCGCCATGCCGCCCTACACGCCGGTGCTCGATTTCAGGGACGGCGTCTCCGGCTTCTTCGCCGGCTTCCGCAACCTCAACTTCGACAATTATGTCTGGCTGACGCAGGACGCGCTCTATTTCAAGGCCTATGTGACGAGCGTCATCATTGCTGCCATCTCGACCGTCCTGACGCTGATCGTCGGCTACCCGATCGCCTATGGCATGTCACGTGCGCCGGCCACCATCCGCCCGACCTTGCTGATGCTGGTCATCCTGCCGTTCTGGACCTCGTTCCTGATCCGCGTCTATGCCTGGATCGGTATCCTCAAGCCCGAGGGCCTGCTCAACCAGCTGCTGCTGTCGCTGCACATCATCAACCAGCCGCTGGTCATCCTTAACACCTATACGGCGATCTTCATCGGCATCGTCTATTCCTATTTGCCGTTCATGGTGTTGCCGCTCTATTCATCGTTGGAAAAGATGGATTACTCGCTGATCGAGGCGGCCAAGGATCTCGGCTGCCCGCCGACATCAGCCTTCTGGAAGATCACCTTCCCGCTGTCGCTGCCGGGCGTCATTGCCGGCTGCCTGCTGGTGTTCATCCCGGCCGTCGGTGAGTTCGTCATCCCCGATCTGCTCGGCGGCTCGTCTACGCTGATGATCGGCAAGACGCTGTGGAACGAGTTCTTCGCCAACCGCGACTGGCCGGTGTCGTCGGCCGTCGCTGTCATCCTGCTGCTGTTGCTCACCGTGCCCATCATGCTCTTCCAGCAGGCACAGGCGCGTGCCCAGGAGCAGGGCAAATGA
- a CDS encoding AsmA family protein: protein MPSSLIRRGVWAIGAAVIVIALVVATLPLIASTRIVRDRIAWEMSAWSGFRVAIDGSPRIEVWPKFRAILTDVTLSKWTDTDAPPVVEAERVEIDLSAMAALQGDVAFSTARLVRPTIRVQRTADGLFLPTVPTGGRIARSIDTARGVVSADPAKPDLDKLPTDAFGTVEFRDGRMVASVNGKDVEILSSLSGQASWAAMNSNATLSATGIWRGESVALDAASPKPLVLFAGGTAPLTLSFKAAPATFSFDGTASMSENAYFDGQVKFAAPSLRRVLEWSQAGIAPSAAIGSVSISSKVTASAGRVKFENTALALDNNPGMGALDLSLGDAQPVISGTLAFDTLDLRSFLSAFTPLGPASGAGPGDVEASFADRVNLDLRLSAAHATAGTIQLADVAATAQVKDGLSVFDISDASAFGGNIQTSLRFDRKPEGTQVEIRLLASDIDGGAFGTAAGMTRLVPVGTGTVSVILKGPGRTWDSIFENADGSVSATFGPGALSKFNLPAFLKHTEQGGFFALDDVSDGTLPIDGAEVKATISRGVARLDKAEANSAKYKIWLSGIASYAGRGLALSGGVIQPDQAAAQKTGQQGPNQSSFFVGGTWNTPFISPISRGVSGE from the coding sequence ATGCCATCATCCTTGATCCGGCGCGGAGTATGGGCGATCGGCGCTGCCGTGATCGTCATTGCTCTGGTGGTCGCCACGCTGCCGCTGATCGCCTCGACGCGCATCGTGCGCGACCGAATCGCCTGGGAAATGAGCGCGTGGAGCGGCTTCCGGGTCGCCATTGACGGCTCGCCGCGCATCGAGGTCTGGCCGAAATTCCGGGCAATCCTGACCGATGTGACGCTGTCGAAGTGGACGGACACCGACGCGCCACCGGTCGTCGAGGCCGAACGGGTCGAAATCGACCTCTCGGCCATGGCGGCCCTGCAAGGCGATGTGGCGTTTTCCACGGCGCGGCTGGTGCGGCCGACGATCCGGGTCCAGCGCACGGCAGATGGCCTGTTCCTGCCCACCGTGCCGACGGGCGGGCGCATTGCGCGTTCCATCGACACGGCGCGCGGCGTGGTCAGTGCCGATCCCGCCAAGCCCGACCTCGACAAGCTGCCGACAGACGCCTTCGGCACGGTTGAGTTCAGGGACGGCCGCATGGTGGCTTCCGTCAACGGCAAGGACGTGGAAATCCTGAGCAGCCTCAGCGGCCAGGCGAGCTGGGCGGCGATGAACAGCAATGCGACACTGTCGGCAACCGGGATCTGGCGCGGCGAAAGCGTCGCCCTCGACGCTGCCTCGCCGAAGCCGCTGGTGCTGTTTGCCGGTGGCACGGCGCCGCTCACTCTGTCTTTCAAGGCAGCACCCGCCACCTTCTCCTTCGACGGCACGGCCAGCATGTCCGAGAACGCCTATTTCGACGGCCAGGTGAAGTTCGCGGCGCCCTCGCTGCGCCGCGTGTTGGAATGGTCGCAGGCTGGCATCGCGCCGAGTGCGGCGATCGGCTCCGTCAGCATTTCGAGCAAGGTCACGGCATCCGCCGGACGCGTCAAGTTCGAGAACACCGCGCTGGCGCTGGACAACAATCCGGGTATGGGCGCGCTGGACCTATCGCTTGGCGACGCCCAGCCGGTGATCTCGGGCACGCTCGCTTTCGACACGCTCGACCTCAGGTCATTCCTGTCCGCCTTCACGCCGCTGGGGCCGGCGAGCGGGGCTGGGCCAGGTGACGTCGAGGCTAGTTTCGCCGACCGGGTCAATCTCGATCTCAGGCTGTCGGCGGCGCATGCCACGGCCGGCACTATCCAGCTTGCCGATGTCGCCGCCACCGCCCAGGTCAAGGATGGTCTTTCCGTCTTCGATATCTCCGACGCCTCGGCCTTTGGCGGCAACATCCAGACCAGCCTTCGTTTCGACCGCAAGCCCGAGGGCACCCAGGTCGAGATCCGGCTGCTTGCGTCCGATATCGATGGCGGCGCGTTCGGCACGGCAGCCGGTATGACCCGGCTGGTGCCGGTCGGCACGGGCACCGTTTCGGTCATCCTCAAGGGACCGGGCAGGACCTGGGATTCGATCTTTGAAAACGCAGACGGCTCGGTCTCGGCGACCTTCGGCCCCGGCGCGCTCAGCAAATTCAACCTGCCTGCCTTTCTCAAGCATACCGAACAAGGCGGCTTCTTCGCGCTCGACGATGTCTCGGACGGCACGCTGCCGATCGACGGCGCCGAAGTGAAGGCAACCATTTCGAGAGGCGTGGCGAGGCTGGACAAGGCCGAGGCCAATTCGGCGAAATACAAGATCTGGCTTTCCGGCATCGCCTCCTATGCGGGGCGCGGGCTGGCGCTGTCCGGCGGCGTCATCCAGCCGGACCAGGCGGCGGCGCAGAAGACCGGCCAGCAAGGCCCCAACCAGTCGTCCTTCTTCGTCGGCGGAACGTGGAACACGCCGTTCATTTCCCCGATAAGCCGCGGCGTTTCGGGCGAATAG
- a CDS encoding ABC transporter permease — protein MNATWSRFNVTSIVLGFAFLYLPIVLLIVFSFNESKLVTVWGGFSTKWYVSLFHNQGLMDATWVTARVGVISATVATVLGTLAALTLTRYTRFRGRVLFSGMVFAPLVMPEVITGLSLLLLFVAVGLDRGFFTVTLAHITLTMCFVAVVVQSRLVSFDRSLEEAAMDLGATPAKTFFQITLPVILPAIVSGWMLAFTLSLDDLVIASFTSGPGATTLPMKIYSQVRLGVTPEINAACTILIAVVAVGVIIASIANKRREVQRQLDEQAAQRG, from the coding sequence ATGAACGCCACCTGGAGCCGTTTCAACGTCACCTCGATCGTGCTGGGCTTTGCCTTCCTGTACCTGCCGATCGTGCTGCTCATCGTTTTCTCTTTCAATGAATCCAAGCTCGTCACCGTCTGGGGCGGCTTCTCGACCAAATGGTATGTGTCGCTGTTCCACAATCAGGGCCTGATGGACGCCACCTGGGTCACGGCGCGTGTCGGCGTCATTTCGGCGACGGTAGCGACCGTGCTCGGCACGCTGGCGGCACTCACCCTGACGCGCTACACGCGCTTCCGGGGCAGGGTGCTGTTTTCCGGCATGGTCTTTGCGCCGCTCGTCATGCCGGAAGTCATCACCGGCCTGTCGCTGCTGCTGCTCTTCGTCGCCGTCGGTCTCGACCGCGGCTTCTTCACGGTGACGCTCGCCCACATCACGCTGACAATGTGCTTCGTCGCCGTCGTCGTGCAATCGCGCCTGGTGTCTTTCGACCGGTCGCTGGAGGAGGCGGCGATGGATCTCGGCGCAACGCCGGCAAAAACCTTCTTCCAGATCACCCTGCCGGTCATCCTGCCGGCGATCGTGTCCGGATGGATGCTGGCCTTTACGCTGTCGCTCGACGATCTGGTCATCGCCAGCTTCACCTCGGGGCCGGGTGCCACCACGCTGCCGATGAAAATCTACAGCCAGGTCCGCCTCGGCGTGACGCCGGAGATCAACGCCGCCTGCACCATCCTGATCGCCGTGGTTGCGGTCGGCGTCATCATCGCTTCGATCGCCAACAAAAGGCGTGAGGTGCAGCGCCAGCTCGACGAACAGGCGGCGCAGCGCGGCTGA